A genomic stretch from Setaria viridis chromosome 1, Setaria_viridis_v4.0, whole genome shotgun sequence includes:
- the LOC117841509 gene encoding SNAP25 homologous protein SNAP32, whose translation MSGKRSFFASKKKATNPFDSDSDDGDKQQQQQRPARASSVPPPTEQRDSLFGPGAGGQDMGGLFSSSAAPRNSHYRNDFRDAGGLEGQSVQELEGYAAHKAEETTRRAQGCVRIAEGMRDTASKTLVTVHQQGQQIHRTHMMAVDIDQDLSRSEKLLGDLGGLFSKKWKPKKNGTIRGPMLSRDDSFIRKGSHLEQRQKLGLADHPPRLNAPEFSSEPTSAFEKVEMEKAKQDDALSDLSDILTELKGMAVDMGSEIERQTKAMRDAEKDYDELNFRVKGANTRARRLLGR comes from the exons ATGAGCGGGAAGCGATCCTTCTTCGCATCCAAGAAGAAGGCCACCAATCCTttcgactccgactccgacgacggcgacaagcagcagcagcagcagcggccggcgcgggcctCCTCCGTGCCGCCCCCGACCGAACAGCGGGACTCCCTCttcggccccggcgccggcggccaagaCATGGGCGggctcttctcctcctcggcggcgccgaggaaTAGCCACTACCGAAACGACTTCCGAGACGCCGGCGGCCTGGAGGGCCAGTCGGTGCAGGAGCTGGAGGGCTACGCGGCGCACAAGGCCGAGGAGACCACGCGGCGGGCTCAGGGATGCGTCAGGATAGCCGAGGGGATGAGGGATACCGCGTCCAAGACCCTCGTCACCGTCCACCAGCAGGGGCAGCAGATCCACCGCACGCACATGATGGCCGTCGACATCGACCAGGACCTCTCCAGG AGTGAGAAGCTATTGGGTGATCTTGGGGGTCTATTTTCCAAGAAGTGGAAGCCAAAGAAGAACGGCACAATCAGGGGTCCTATGCTAAGTAGAG ATGATTCCTTCATAAGAAAGGGCAGTCATTTGGAGCAAAGGCAGAAATTAGGGCTGGCGGATCATCCGCCTCGATTGAACGCGCCCGAATTTAGTTCTGAACCTACATCAGCATTTGAGAAAGTTGAG ATGGAGAAGGCAAAGCAGGATGACGCTCTTTCTGATCTAAGCGACATACTGACCGAGCTGAAAGGGATGGCCGTTGACATGGGCTCTGAGATTGAGAG GCAAACAAAGGCAATGCGCGATGCAGAGAAGGATTATGACGAGCTGAACTTCAGGGTAAAGGGAGCAAACACTCGAGCTCGCCGTCTGCTTGGgagataa